TGTGTTGAGATTTGCGGCAAAACTAAAGTTGTGACCCTATTTTGCAACCGTATGGGATTGTCCAATAAATTTTTTTGTAAAATAAATAAAGGTGTCTACAAGAAATCAAAGTTTAAAAAGTCATCGTACGTTATTCAGTTTTTTTAATTAGCTCAAAAATTTGAACATGAAAGTAGCCGTATTCAGTACAAAATCTTATGACCAAAAATATTTTGAAAAGCACGCAGGGATGCACAATCATAAATTTTCGTTTTTTGAAACCGCTTTAAAAAAAGATACTGTAGGTCTTACCGAAGGTTTTAATTGCGTTTGTGCGTTCGTGAATGACCAAATCGATAAAGTGGTAATGCAAGCCCTTGCAAAGAATGGAATTAAACTTATTGCATTGCGCTGTGCTGGATATAATAACGTAGACCTTAAAGCGGCAAAGAAGAATGGAATAACCATAGTTCGTGTTCCAGCATATTCACCAGAAGCTGTTGCAGAACATGCACTTGCTTTAATTTTAACCCTTAACAGAAAAACACATAAAGCCTATAATAGAGTGAGAGAGGGAAATTTTTCTTTGAATAATCTTATCGGCTTTAATCTTTCAGGTAAAACAGTGGGTGTTATTGGAACAGGTAAAATTGGGGCAAAATGTAGTAGAATACTTGTGGGTTTTGGATGTAGGGTTATTGCTTTTGATATTATCAAATCTAAAGAATTAATTGATTTAGGAGTTGAATATTTACCGTTGGATGAAGTATTTAAAGAAGCGGATATTTTGTCCTTGCACTGTCCATTGAACCAGGACACAAAACATATGATCAATGGGCGTAGTATTGGATTAATGAAAAATGGTGTAATGATTATAAATACTAGTAGAGGTGCTCTTATAGATACAGTTGATGTTATAAAAGGCCTTACAGAAAAGAAAGTAGGTTTCTTGGGTATCGATGTCTATGAACAAGAAGAGAATCTATTTTTTGAAGATTTATCGGAACATATTATCCAAGATGATTTAATCTTAAGATTGAATAGTTTCCCGAACGTTCTTATTACCTCTCATCAAGCTTATTTCACAACAGAAGCAATGGATGAGATAACCACAACCACCCTAGAAAATATTACAGCTTTTGAAAAAAACAACGAACTGAAAAATGAAATAAAATAAATGCTCAAAATAAGGTTCCTAACCAGCCATGAAATACTTTATTGATTATTAGCAACTCCAAGGAAAAAAGGGGCTTTTAAACAATAAAACTCATAAGAAATGAAATAGGGGTAAGGCTTATCTGGTACTTATACAGATTTCGAAGCATTTACTCTGCAGTCTAAGCCAAGTCATTACCTTTTTTAAAATTTGTAGCCTCGGCAAGAATCGAACTTGCATCTAAAGTTTAGGAAACTTCTATTCTATCCATTGAACTACGAGGCCGATAAGATGGGCAAAAATAGAATATTTGATCAATTAACCCTAAAAAACATTTTAACCTTTATTTGTTCTTTGATGGCCTCATACTCCAAATCTCGTACATGGGCTCCCCTTTACTATTCTTTCCGGTATGATGCCAGTCATCGCCTTTAATTTCATAATTGAATTCCAGACTTGCACCTACGCGCGAGTTATCTCTTGAAAAGTATTCTATATTTTCGGTGTAGACCCCATCTTCCGCAGTATAGGATCCACCACCCGTACCAGAAAACTTCATGGTCTCGGTCTGGTAGGCTATCCATTGAAAACGATTGTCCATCAGGAATTTTAAGGTCTTCCTGGGGTTTTCTTCTCCCCTTCTTTCTTGACCCGTATCCGGACCTCTGGTCGCAAAGAGCCAGGCCCCGTCCAAATCTTGTTCAGTAGATTCCATACGAAAAAAGGTGAGTTGTGGGTCGGTTTTCAGTATGAGTTCTTCATCTTGTTGGGAAAAAGGAATGGTAAGTTTCTTTACCCCATCGCTTTCGTAATTGGAATTAAACTCTAAGTCTACATGTAGCACCCCATCCTTTATTTGATAAAATCCGCCATGGGTTTCTTTAAAGTCGGCCGGTGCCATTTTATACACCGAGTGGATCAAATATTCATCACTTAGTTTAAGTTCATGACGAACATTGTCTACTTCGGTAACGTATACTCCTGGCTGTATTTGAGAATTAATAATTCCAATTCCATAAACGAAAAATAGGGGGATGGTAAAAATGTTTAATTTTTTCAATTTCATTATAAAGTATTTAGTAATAAATATAAAAATTAAAACCTTACAAATGAACAGGTTATAGCATCTTTAAAATAGTATAAAAGCTTTGTAAAACTATTTTTTGCATTTCGTCGTAATTTGATTTCTAAAACCAGGTTTTTTCAAATATTTTGTTTTCTTTTGCGCTCCAAATTTGAGAATTTTATTTTTACTTTTGGATATGGCTTTTAGCTGAACATCATGCCAAATGTTTTTATGTTCGGACTATTGGGAATTAGGAAGTCAAACCCCATAGTAGTCTATCAGATAGGTCGCCGAATTTTAAAGCTAACTTCCAATTTTGTTACTACCATCGTGGAAAGCCAACACGATTATTTCTTTATACCTACAACCCAACGGGAGTTTCAAATTTGATTTTAGGTTTAGTTGTGTTACTTGACGCAATACATCTTGCAAATACCTTAAATTTTTCTACATTGAAATTTTACGATAATCCGTTTACATGAATACAAAATATATAGATTTAATAGATCAAACCTATTTTTTTCCTCAAGAAGAGTTTACACTTAAAGAAGACAATCTTCAGTTTCATGGCATTCCACTTAAAGAATTGGTTGCCGAATACGGTAGTCCTTTAAAGTTTACCTATTTGCCAAAAATCTCTGAAAATATTAAAAGGGCAAAAAATTGGTTTGCAAATGCTATTGAAAAGAATGATTATAAGGGTAAATACAACTATTGCTATTGTACTAAAAGCTCCCATTTTCAGCATGTAATGCACGAAGCGTTGAAGAACGATATACATATGGAGACCTCTTCCGCTTTTGACATCAATATTATTGAAAAGCTAAAGGCCGATGGTAAATTAAAGGATGACGCTTACATCATTTGCAATGGTTTTAAGCGCTCCCAGTATATTGAAAATATTGCGAGGTTGATAAATAACGGACATAGAAACTGTATTCCGATTATTGATAACTACGAGGAAATAGACCTTTTGTCCGAAAGTATTAATGATACCTTTAAAATTGGTATACGCATCGCATCTGAAGAAGAGCCAACTTTTGAATTTTACACCTCCAGATTAGGTATCGGATATAAAAATATTGTCCCGTTTTATGAAAACCAGATAAAGGACAATGATAAGGTAGAACTAAAAATGCTCCACTTTTTCATTAATACCGGCATCCGGGACAATGCTTACTACTGGAACGAATTGGTGAAATGTTTAAAGGTTTATGTCCGATTGAAAAAAATATGTCCGTCTTTGGATAGTTTGAATATCGGTGGGGGATTTCCTATTAAGAATTCACTGGCCTTTGAGTACGATTATCAGTATATGATCGATGAGATCTTGAATCAAATCAATATTACTTGTTCCGAGGCCGATGTGCCCGTACCTCATATATTTACAGAATTTGGTAGCTTTACCGTAGGTGAAAGCGGTGGGGCCATTTATGAGATATTGTATCAAAAGCAACAGAACGATAGGGAAAAATGGAATATGATCGATTCTTCCTTTATCACGACCCTACCGGATACTTGGGCCATCAATAAGCGTTTTATCATGTTGCCCATAAACAGATGGAACGATGAATACGAGCGAGTGCTATTGGGCGGCCTAACGTGCGATAGTGATGACTATTACAATAGTGAGCAGAACATGAACGCCATATATTTACCCAAGTATAAAAAAGACAAGCCATTATATATAGGGTTTTTTAATACAGGTGCCTATCAGGAGACTATAGGTGGTTACGGTGGTTTACAGCATTGCCTTATTCCGCAGCCAAAGCATATTTTAATAGATAAGGATGCGAATGGTAACATAACGACCCAGCTTTTTAACCCACAGCAGAAGGCGGAGGATTTATTAAAGATTCTCGGGTATGGCGAAACAGAAATAAAGAAAGAAAAGAGAGAAAAAGTTAAGGACGGGGTTATAGACTGATCATACAAATTCCTTCTTTTGGATGCATTTTCCCTAAAAAACCATATATATTTAAACTGAGAAATTAATTTTTATAAAAATGAGCACAAAGAATTACGCGGGAATTCCCGATAAATTCGCGCAGTTAGAAACTGCGAAGGTTATTTTAATCCCTGTTCCCTACGACGGCACCAGTACTTGGGGTAAAGGTGCGGACAAAGGTCCAAGGGCATTTTTGGACGCATCCGAAAATATGGAGCTTTATGACATCGAGACGGATAGTGAGGTTTACGAACAAGGTATTTATTTAGCGGATGCGATAACGGAGGATAGCT
This sequence is a window from Maribacter aestuarii. Protein-coding genes within it:
- a CDS encoding 2-hydroxyacid dehydrogenase, with amino-acid sequence MKVAVFSTKSYDQKYFEKHAGMHNHKFSFFETALKKDTVGLTEGFNCVCAFVNDQIDKVVMQALAKNGIKLIALRCAGYNNVDLKAAKKNGITIVRVPAYSPEAVAEHALALILTLNRKTHKAYNRVREGNFSLNNLIGFNLSGKTVGVIGTGKIGAKCSRILVGFGCRVIAFDIIKSKELIDLGVEYLPLDEVFKEADILSLHCPLNQDTKHMINGRSIGLMKNGVMIINTSRGALIDTVDVIKGLTEKKVGFLGIDVYEQEENLFFEDLSEHIIQDDLILRLNSFPNVLITSHQAYFTTEAMDEITTTTLENITAFEKNNELKNEIK
- a CDS encoding arginine decarboxylase, which produces MNTKYIDLIDQTYFFPQEEFTLKEDNLQFHGIPLKELVAEYGSPLKFTYLPKISENIKRAKNWFANAIEKNDYKGKYNYCYCTKSSHFQHVMHEALKNDIHMETSSAFDINIIEKLKADGKLKDDAYIICNGFKRSQYIENIARLINNGHRNCIPIIDNYEEIDLLSESINDTFKIGIRIASEEEPTFEFYTSRLGIGYKNIVPFYENQIKDNDKVELKMLHFFINTGIRDNAYYWNELVKCLKVYVRLKKICPSLDSLNIGGGFPIKNSLAFEYDYQYMIDEILNQINITCSEADVPVPHIFTEFGSFTVGESGGAIYEILYQKQQNDREKWNMIDSSFITTLPDTWAINKRFIMLPINRWNDEYERVLLGGLTCDSDDYYNSEQNMNAIYLPKYKKDKPLYIGFFNTGAYQETIGGYGGLQHCLIPQPKHILIDKDANGNITTQLFNPQQKAEDLLKILGYGETEIKKEKREKVKDGVID